A genomic region of Oryza glaberrima chromosome 1, OglaRS2, whole genome shotgun sequence contains the following coding sequences:
- the LOC127759666 gene encoding transcription factor TIP2: MYHPQCELLMPLESLEMDVGQSHLAAAVAAAMPGELNFHLLHSLDAAAAAASSTAASASSQPTVDYFFGGADQQPPLPPAVQYDQLAAPHHHQTVAMLRDYYGGHYPPPAAAAAATEAYFRGGPRTAGSSSLVFGPADDESAFMVGPFESSPTPRSGGGGGGGRKRSRTTAGFHGGGPANGVEKKEKQRRLRLTEKYNALMLLIPNRTKEDRATVISDAIEYIQELGRTVEELTLLVEKKRRRREMQGDVVDAAPSSVVAGMDQAAESSEGEVMAAAAAAAMGAVAPPPRQAPIRSTYIQRRSKETFVDVRIVEDDVNIKLTKRRRDGCLAAASRALDDLRLDLVHLSGGKIGDCHIYMFNTKIHPGSPVFASAVASRLIEVVDEY, encoded by the exons ATGTATCACCCGCAGTGCGAGCTCCTGATGCCGCTTGAGAGCCTGGAGATGGACGTCGGCCAgtcgcacctcgccgccgccgtcgcagcagcCATGCCGGGGGAGCTCAActtccacctcctccactcgctcgacgccgccgcggcggctgcctcctccaccgccgcctcggcctcctcccagCCCACCGTCGACTACTTCTTCGGCGGCGCCGaccagcagccgccgctgccgccggcggtgcAGTACGACCAGCTGGCggcgccgcaccaccaccagacGGTGGCCATGCTGCGCGACTACTACGGCGGCCActacccgccgccggcggcggcggcggcggccaccgagGCGTACTTCCGCGGCGGGCCAAGGACGGCCGGGTCGTCGTCGCTTGTGTTCGGCCCGGCCGACGACGAGTCGGCCTTCATGGTCGGACCCTTCGAGAGCTCCCCGACGCCgcggtccggcggcggcggcggcggcggcaggaagcgtagccgcaccaccgccggcttccacggcggcgggccggccaACGGCGtcgagaagaaggagaagcagCGCCGCCTGCGGCTCACCGAGAAGTACAACGCCCTCATGCTCCTCATCCCCAACCGCACCAAG GAGGATAGAGCGACGGTGATCTCGGACGCGATCGAGTACATCCAGGAGCTAGGGAGGACGGTGGAGGAGCTGACGCTACTGGtggagaagaagcggcggcggagggagatgCAGGGGGACGTGGTGgacgcggcgccgtcgtcggtggtggcggggaTGGATCAGGCGGCGGAGAGCTCGGAGGGcgaggtgatggcggcggcggcggcggcggcgatgggcgcggtggcgccgccgccgcggcaggcGCCGATTCGGAGCACGTACATCCAGCGGCGGAGCAAGGAGACGTTCGTGGACGTGCGGATCGTGGAGGACGACGTGAACATCAAGCTCaccaagcgccgccgcgacggctgtctcgccgccgcgtcgcgcgcgcTGGACGACCTCCGCctcgacctcgtccacctctccggcGGCAAGATCGGCGACTGCCACATCTACATGTTCAACACCAAG ATTCATCCGGGATCTCCAGTGTTTGCAAGTGCAGTGGCCAGCAGGCTGATTGAAGTGGTGGATGAGTACTAA